One window of Ziziphus jujuba cultivar Dongzao chromosome 5, ASM3175591v1 genomic DNA carries:
- the LOC107421607 gene encoding protein SENSITIVE TO PROTON RHIZOTOXICITY 1, with protein sequence MDQEDGLCPDNWANSSPRNELAKEISSNHPSFSSFNSRQHQKKWEEPSILDYGIGIESSFQEFNQTSITQSSLPHDPNNQNKISDQENAQIQESFQANKIQDWDPSAMLNNLSFLEQKIHQLQDLVHVIVGRRGQVLGRPDDLMGQQQQLVIADLTSIIAQLISTAGSLLPSVKHSLSAGMPSMGLLGQLGGVSFPPGPGMNSSVPSQNNGGSKFPEQSNQTDLTAKYGAEHNYHIEEHESKDEEDADESENLPPGTYEILQLEKEEILAPHTHFCTICGKGFKRDANLRMHMRGHGDEYKTAAALAKPNKESSSEPMLIKRYSCPYAGCKRNKEHKKFQPLKTILCVKNHYKRTHCDKSYTCSRCHTKKFSVIADLKTHEKHCGKDKWLCSCGTTFSRKDKLFGHIALFQGHTPAIPLEETKGSAMQVDHAIAIEATNKVGVNFNFSSSAPDGSMTQNIMDMKGSVDDPTAYFSPLNFDTCNFGGLHEFPRPPFEDTESSFSFLLSGSCNYTQKLGGESSSNNNLE encoded by the coding sequence ATGGATCAGGAAGACGGCCTATGTCCAGACAACTGGGCAAATTCTTCCCCCAGAAATGAATTGGCGAAAGAAATTTCGTCAAATCATCCATCTTTTTCCAGTTTCAATTCTCGGCAGCACCAGAAAAAGTGGGAAGAGCCATCCATTTTAGACTACGGCATCGGGATTGAATCGTCTTTCCAAGAATTCAACCAGACTTCCATAACCCAGTCTTCACTTCCTCACGACcccaataatcaaaataaaatttcggATCAAGAGAATGCACAGATACAAGAGTCATTCCAAGCAAATAAAATCCAAGATTGGGATCCAAGTGCCATGCTgaacaatctttctttcctGGAGCAAAAAATTCATCAGCTCCAGGATTTAGTACATGTGATTGTTGGTAGGAGAGGTCAAGTTCTTGGGCGACCAGATGATCTCATGGGTCAGCAACAGCAGCTTGTAATTGCTGATCTCACTTCAATTATTGCTCAACTGATCTCCACTGCAGGTAGTCTTCTCCCATCTGTGAAGCATTCCCTTTCTGCTGGTATGCCTTCAATGGGATTGCTCGGGCAGCTTGGTGGGGTTAGCTTTCCTCCGGGGCCTGGCATGAATAGTAGTGTTCCTTCACAAAATAATGGTGGGAGCAAATTTCCCGAGCAGTCTAACCAGACTGATTTGACTGCTAAATATGGGGCTGAGCATAACTACCACATCGAAGAGCATGAATCAAAAGACGAGGAGGATGCTGATGAAAGTGAAAACCTTCCACCTGGGACCTATGAAATCTTACAATTAGAGAAAGAAGAAATCCTTGCACCTCACACTCACTTCTGCACGATATGTGGAAAGGGATTCAAGAGGGATGCAAATTTGAGGATGCACATGAGAGGTCATGGAGATGAGTATAAGACTGCAGCAGCACTTGCAAAGCCAAACAAAGAATCCAGCTCCGAACCTATGCTTATCAAGAGGTATTCCTGTCCTTATGCTGGCTGCAAGAGGAACAAGGAGCACAAGAAGTTTCAGCCTTTAAAGACTATTTTGTGTGTTAAAAATCACTACAAGAGAACCCACTGTGATAAAAGTTACACTTGCAGCAGATGCCACACGAAGAAATTCTCGGTTATTGCAGACCTCAAAACTCATGAAAAGCATTGTGGCAAGGACAAGTGGCTTTGTTCTTGTGGCACAACATTCTCAAGGAAAGACAAGCTTTTTGGACACATTGCTCTGTTCCAAGGACACACTCCTGCCATACCCCTTGAGGAAACAAAAGGAAGTGCCATGCAAGTCGATCATGCGATTGCCATCGAAGCAACAAATAAGGTTGGTGtaaacttcaatttttcttccagTGCTCCAGATGGAAGCATGACTCAAAATATTATGGACATGAAAGGAAGTGTTGATGATCCTACAGCATATTTCTCGCCATTGAACTTTGACACATGTAATTTTGGTGGGCTTCATGAGTTCCCTCGACCCCCATTTGAGGATACAGAGAGTTCATTCTCATTTCTTCTTTCTGGGTCATGCAATTACACTCAAAAACTAGGAGGGGAGTCAAGTTCTAATAATAATCTTGAGTGA